The Strigops habroptila isolate Jane chromosome 13, bStrHab1.2.pri, whole genome shotgun sequence genome contains a region encoding:
- the PDRG1 gene encoding p53 and DNA damage-regulated protein 1 translates to MARDPSFVLRYLAEVEELAEDVLAARQQIVDLDVKRNRNREALRALHKNPEPGGKAMVCFGNMFVELPAAQTQDMLRKDQEHLDEEINKLRKELRVKVNRLYEAQGKPELKGFNLNPMSAEEMKLINRILEG, encoded by the exons aTGGCGCGGGACCCGTCCTTCGTGCTGCGCTACCTGGCCGAGGTGGAGGAGCTGGCCGAGGACGTGCTGGCGGCGCGGCAGCAG ATCGTGGATCTGGACGTGAAGCGGAACCGGAACCGCGAGGCCCTGCGGGCGCTGCACAAGAACCCGGAGCCCGGCG GCAAGGCCATGGTCTGCTTCGGGAACATGTTCGTCGAGCTCCCCGCGGCGCAGACCCAGGACATGCTGCGGAAGG ACCAGGAACATCTGGATGAGGAGATAAACAAGCTCCGGAAAGAGCTGCGTGTGAAGGTGAACCGCCTCTATGAAGCCCAAG GTAAACCTGAGCTGAAGGGATTTAACCTGAACCCCATGAGTGCTGAGGAAATGAAGCTGATCAATCGCATCCTGGAGGGCTGA